In Fragaria vesca subsp. vesca unplaced genomic scaffold, FraVesHawaii_1.0 scf0512944, whole genome shotgun sequence, the following are encoded in one genomic region:
- the LOC101302417 gene encoding octanoyltransferase-like codes for MSCVLQEMRVPRTLEVWKLGTVNYLQALKLQEKLVSDRKVHNIPDTLLALQHPPTYTLGKRRTDHNLLVSEAELKGIGAELHYTQRGGDITFHGPRQAILYPIVSLRDIGFGARRYVETLELTMIELASQYGVKACPGQAGETGVWVGERKIGAIGVRISYGVTSHGLAFNIDPDLNYFKHIVPCGIADKEVTSLRKETDLALPTDEVVHDQLISCFARLFGYGNLVWKDADAASILSDYGEIN; via the coding sequence ATGAGCTGTGTTCTGCAGGAAATGAGAGTTCCGCGGACTCTTGAGGTTTGGAAGCTGGGGACTGTCAACTATCTGCAGGCACTTAAGCTGCAAGAGAAGCTGGTTTCGGACAGAAAGGTTCATAATATTCCGGATACTCTCCTGGCCCTGCAGCATCCGCCGACATACACACTTGGAAAGCGGCGAACTGATCATAATCTATTAGTTTCTGAGGCTGAACTGAAAGGAATAGGTGCTGAACTGCACTACACGCAAAGAGGAGGAGACATTACGTTTCATGGTCCAAGACAGGCCATTTTGTATCCCATTGTTTCGCTTAGAGATATTGGGTTTGGGGCTCGGAGATATGTGGAGACGCTTGAGTTGACTATGATTGAATTGGCGTCTCAGTATGGCGTGAAAGCTTGTCCGGGGCAAGCAGGAGAGACTGGGGTGTGGgtgggagagagaaagattgGTGCAATTGGTGTGCGCATTTCATATGGAGTTACCTCTCATGGGTTGGCATTCAACATTGATCCAGATTTAAACTATTTCAAGCACATTGTGCCATGTGGTATTGCTGATAAAGAAGTGACATCTCTGAGAAAGGAGACAGACTTGGCGCTTCCTACCGATGAAGTAGTTCACGACCAGTTGATTTCTTGCTTTGCAAGATTGTTTGGTTATGGTAACCTTGTATGGAAGGATGCAGATGCTGCTTCAATATTATCAGACTATGGGGAAATCAACTGA